The window ACGCGGCGGCGCGGCCGGCGGCCGCCCATCTCGTCGCCGGCTTCCGGCGCCGGGCACTGGCCGCGGCGGTGGTGGCCGGCCTGCTCGCGGCGGTGCTGCTGCCGCTGCTCTGGTCGGACGCGCCCGTCGTCGCGGACCGGTTCGCCGCCCGGTCCGTGCCGCTCGTCGCGGTGTCGGCCCTCGGTGGTCTCGGGGCGGTGGCGCTGGTGTGGCGGCGGCGGTTCACGGCGGCGCGGATCGCCGCGGGGCTGGCGGCCGCCGGAGTGCTGTGGGGCTGGGCGGTCGCTCAGTACCCGGATCTCGTGGTCGGCCGAGCCACCGTCGACGGTGCGGCGGCACCGGCGGCGAACCTGCGCGCCCTGCTGGTCGCGATCGCCGCCGGCATGCTGGTGATCCTGCCGTCGCTGGTCGCGCTGCTCAGGCTGTTCGCACACCCTGAACCGGCGGGATCAACGGGGCCGTCCGGGCCGTCCGGGCTGTCCGGACCATCCGGACCATCCGGGCCGTCTGGACCGACTGGACGGGCGGGATCGGCGGGGCTGGAGGGGCACCGCTGAGGACCGCGGGCGGCCGTTCCGGTCAGTCCGGGACGGCATCGTGGCGGGGGCGGGTGAAGAGCACCTCGTCGAACGGCGGCTCGTCCGGCGTGAGCGAGTCGTGGACGGTGAGCCGGATGGTCGTCGTCCCGCCGGGGATGCCGGGGTCGACGTGGAGGGCGGCGAACGCGTAGGGGTGGTCGGTGGAGCGCGCGGCGAGCCACGGCGCTCCCTCCGTCACGTGGATGGTGCGCCGGCGGCTGACCGGGCTCTTCCCGAACCGGCGGCGGCCGGGACCGGCCGGCGGGTCCGGCGGCTCCGGCTCGATGACCACCTGGCCGGCCGGCGGGTGGAACAGCGCCCCCGTGCTCGGCGACGACGAGCCGCCGGTGCCGATGGTGACATGCACGGTTCCGGAGGTCGTGTCCACGACCTCGCCGGCGAGCGCCAGCCCGGGTGGTGTCGCGGTTCGCGCCGCCATCGGCACCGTGGGCGCGGTCGGCGACACCGCCGCGTCGGCCGTCGCGGCGGTGCTGGTGCTCACGGGCACGACCGGCCGTGGCGTCAGCACCCTTGAGCCTGGGACGACGCCGCGGACCGGGTGGGTCCGCTCGTAGTGGTGCTCATGCCCGCAAAGAACCAGATCGACCTCGTAGCGGTCGAACAGCGGCAGCCACTCCTCGCGCAGGCCAAGATCACCGCCGTTGTGGTAGGCGGCGGTGGACATCGCCACCTGGTGCATCGCGACGATCACCCAGTCGATCTCGGGGTCGGCGCGGGCGGCGCGCAGGGTCTGCTCCAGCCAGGCGGTCTGCCGGCCGCCGCTGAAGCCGCGCAAATAGACCAGCCCGTGCTCCTGGTAGCAGGCATCCTCACCGAAGAGCACGACGAAGCGGACGCGGCCGACGGTGAACGCGTACCAGAGGCCCTGGAAGTCGCCGCCGGCGCCGTTGTCCGGCAGCTGGAAGTAGGCCTGGTACGAGTCGAGCCCGAACCGGCCGAGCCCACGCTCGCTCTCGTGGTTCCCGGCGACCGGCATCCACGGCCGCCGGCTGGCCGACGGGGCGATCATTCGGAACCAGTCCGCCCAGACCTCGGCGGGGTCGCGCCGCAGGCTCGCGTACGACAGGTCGCCAAGGGCGAGGTGGAACAGCGGGGCCAGCATGTCGACCGCGGCGACGACCGCCCCGGAGGCCGGCGTGCCGTACGGGTCGTCCTCCTGGTCCGTGCCGTGGTCACCGAAGCAGGTGAACGTGAAGGCCGAGCCGTCCGCCTCCGAGGCGCCCGCCCCTGAGCCGTCCGCGCCCTCGCCGGTGCCGCCAGCGCGGGGGGCCGTGCGGAAGTCGCCGGTCGGGGTTCCCGCCCGGGAGGTCCGCTGGGAGGCCGGCGGCTCGGATCCGCCGAGCGCGGGGGAGATCTCGTAGCGATAGTGGACGCCCGGCCGCAGCCCGACCAGCGTGGCGTGCTGGACGTAGACCCTTCGGCGGTCGGCGTCCCGGTAGGTGCTGGTCGTCGCGTACGCCTCGCCCGGCTCGGCCGCGTCCGGGTCGACCGGCGCGAACCGCACCATGGGCCGGCTCACGGGGCCGTCCGTCAGCCAGGACACGACCATCGATCTGGCCGGGTCCGCCCCGAACGCCAGGTGAACCCCACCGCCGTCCGCCACCCGCCGCGTCACGGCTGTTCGCCCCCGTTCCCATCCTGGTGACCTGCTCCCGACACGCCAGAGGGCGGCCACGGACTCCGTGGCCGCCCTCCCGCTTTCGATCAGTCGCCGCCGGCGGCTACCAGCGGCGCTCTGGCCGCCTTACTCGCTGGACTTCGCCAGGTCGATCGGCGGGGTGTCCGGGACCGAGCTGGGCTTCGTCTCGCCGCGGAAGACGAACTTCGCGTCCTCGCTCTCGGGGTCGCCCTCGACGTCGCCGATGACGATCTCGCCGGGCTTGAGCGTCCCGTAGAGGATCTTCTCGGAGAGGACGTCCTCGATCTCCCGCTGGATCGTCCGGCGCAGCGGCCGGGCGCCCAGCACCGGGTCGTACCCGCGGATGGCGAGCAGGGTCTTGGCGGCCGGAGTCAGCTCCAGCGCCATGTCCTTGTTCTTCAGCTGCGTGTCCACCCGGGCCAGCATGAGGTCGACGATCTGGATGATCTCGTCCTTGCTCAGCTGGTGGAAGACGATGATGTCGTCGATGCGGTTGAGGAACTCCGGCCGGAAGTGCTGCTTGAGCTCGTCCTGGACCTTGGCCTTCATCCGCTCGTAGTCGACCGCGCCCTGACCGGTGGCGAAGCCGATGCCCGGGCCCTTGGAGATGTCGCGGGTGCCCAGGTTCGACGTCATGATCAGGACGGTGTTCTTGAAGTCGACCAGCCGGCCCTGGGAGTCGGTCAGACGACCGTCCTCCAGGATCTGCAGGAGCGTGTTGAAGACGTCCGGGTGCGCCTTCTCGACCTCGTCGAACAGCACGACCGAGAACGGCTTGCGCCGCACCCGCTCGGTGAGCTGGCCGCCCTCTTCGTAGCCGACGTATCCGGGCGGGGAGCCCACCAGTCGCGAGACGGTGTGCTTCTCCATGTACTCGGACATGTCGAGCTGGATGAGAGCGTCCTCGTCGCCGAAGAGGAACTCGGCCAGCGTCTTGGACAGCTCGGTCTTACCGACACCGGACGGGCCGGCGAAGATGAACGAGCCACCTGGGCGCTTCGGGTCCTTCAGGCCGGCGCGGGTACGCCGGATCGCCTGGGAGACGGCCTTGATGGCCTGCTCCTGGCCGATGACCCGCCGGTGGAGCTCGTCCTCCATGCGCAGGAGACGCGCGGTCTCCTCCTCGGTGAGCTTGAAGACCGGGATGCCCGTCCAGATGGCGAGCACCTCGGCGATCTCCTCGTCGCCCACCTCGGCGACGACGTCCATGTCGCCGGCCTTCCACTCCTTCTCGCGCTTCGCCTTCTCCGCGAGGAGGGTCTTCTCCTTGTCGCGCAGCGACGCCGCCTTCTCGAAGTCCTGCGCGTCGATCGCGGACTCCTTGTCGCGGCGGACGTTGGCGATCCGCTCGTCGAACTCGCGCAGGTCCGGCGGCGCGGTCATCCGGCGGATGCGCATCCGGGAGCCGGCCTCGTCGATCAGGTCGATCGCCTTGTCCGGCAGGAAGCGGTCCGAGATGTACCGGTCGGCCAGCGACGCGGCGGCGACCAGGGCGGCGTCGGTGATCGAGACGCGGTGGTGCGCCTCGTACCGGTCGCGCAGGCCCTTGAGGATCTCGATGGTGTGCGCCACCGAGGGCTCCGCGACCTGGATCGGCTGGAAGCGGCGCTCCAGCGCCGCGTCCTTCTCCAGGTGCTTGCGGTACTCGTCCAGCGTCGTCGCGCCGATGGTCTGGAGCTCACCGCGGGCCAGCATCGGCTTGAGGATCGACGCGGCGTCGATCGCGCCCTCGGCGGCACCCGCGCCGACGAGCGTGTGCAGCTCGTCGATGAACAGGATGATGTCGCCGCGGGTGCGGATCTCCTTGAGGACCTTCTTCAGCCGCTCCTCGAAGTCACCGCGGTAGCGCGAGCCGGCGACGAGGGCACCCAGGTCGAGCGTGTAGAGCTGCTTGTCCTTGAGCGTCTCGGGCACCTCGCCCTTGACGATCGCCTGCGCCAGGCCCTCGACGACCGCGGTCTTGCCAACGCCGGGCTCGCCGATCAGGACCGGGTTGTTCTTGGTTCGGCGGGACAGCACCTGCATGACCCGCTCGATTTCCTTCTCGCGCCCGATGACCGGGTCGAGCTTGGCCTCGCGAGCGGCCGCGGTCAGGTTGCGGCCGAACTGGTCGAGCACCAGCGACGTCGACGGCGTGCCCTCGGACGGACCGCCGGCCGTGGCCGGCTCGCCCTTGCCCTGGTAGCCGGAGAGCAGCTGGATGACCTGCTGGCGGACCCGGTTGAGGTCGGCGCCGAGCTTGACCAGCACCTGGGCGGCGACGCCCTCACCCTCGCGGATCAGGCCGAGGAGGATGTGCTCGGTGCCGATGTAGTTGTGGCCGAGCTGCAGCGCCTCGCGCAGGGACAGCTCGAGGACCTTCTTCGCGCGCGGGGTGAAGGGGATGTGACCGCTGGGTGCCTGCTGCCCCTGGCCGATGATCTCTTCAACCTGCGACCGCACACCCTCGAGCGAGATCCCCAGCGACTCCAGCGCCTTCGCCGCGACACCCTCACCCTCGTGGATCAGGCCGAGGAGGATGTGCTCGGTGCCGATGTAGTTGTGGTTGAGCATCCTGGCCTCTTCTTGAGCCAGGACGACGACCCGACGTGCCCGGTCGGTGAATCTCTCGAACATGTGCGCTCCTTCGAGCTGCGACCGACCACACGACAGCCGGTATCCGCATGCTAGCTCCGCCGAGGCATGTCCTCACGCATCGAACAGAAACCTACCCGCCAGAACCCGTCCACCTCGTCGCGGACGGGGCCGACATCGCTGTCGTGCCCCGATGGGTCCAGACGTCTACTGCAACGTCTATGGCAACCGTGGCGGAGCAGGCATGATTCCGTCACGGGGTTCCGCCGAGAGCGGAAACGCGCAGGCCGACGACCGGCGTCCGTCTCGGCGGCTCGAACCGCCGCCCCCGGCTGCTGGGTCCTGGCTGCGCGGAGGCACGGCGGCGCGGGCGGGCGAGGGAGGGAACAGAACCCTCGCTTCCCAGCGCGGCCGTCACCGTATGTTACAGATCGCGGGACGCCTTCGTGGAGTGTGCTGGTCGTGATTCACGTCGGACAATCGCGCTTTGTGTTTGCCATGATGCTTTACGTGATGGCGCGGCGACCGGATCGTGCTGGTTCCGGAAACGTGCCGGCGTCGACATCTTGAAGCTCACGGACGAGACCGACGGGCGGCGCATGGCCGGGCCGTCCGTTGGGCGTTCGCCGTGCGCGCCGCGGGCCGCGCCACACCGCGCGCCGTGGCATCGCGAGAGCGCGGCGCGGGTGGCGCGAGCCGGGGCCTGACGTCGCGGGCGGGGGCCTGGCCACCGCGAGCGGGGCCGGGCGCCGACGACGGCGTGCTGGTGGCGAGGCAGGTCAGCGGTTCATGCCGAGGCGCCGGGAGACGCCGCCGGTGCGGGCCGGCCCACACCGGCCCACACCGGTCCGCGCCGGCCGGCTGGCGGCCCGGAAATGCTCTTGGCGTTGTCAGCCGACGGCGGCGGAGGCATCCGACGCGTCCGGGCCGACTCGTTGGCTGAGGAACCGCCGAAGCAGGGTGCTGGACGTGTGGACCGTATACGGGAAATAGATGATTCGTGCACCAACGGTCGCGAGATCGGCCTCGAGCTTCTGCGCTTTCGCGGTACCGCGCCAGTCGTCGCCCTTGAATAGCACGTCGTAACGGACGGACGGCCACATGTCGAACTTGTCCCGGTGGGGATCGGCGACCACCTCGTCCACGAGCCGAAGGCTGCCGACGATCTCGATGCGCTCGACGAGTGGAATGACGGGAGGCCGCCCCTTCACCGCCAGCACGACCTCGTCGGTCACCACCCCCGCCACCAGCCGGTCGCACTCCAGCCGGGCGCGCCGGACGATGTTGAGATGCCCGATGTGGAACATGTCGAAGACGCCGGGCACGTAGCCCACTGTGGTCATCCCGAGCTTCCGTTTCCTGGTCGTGCCGGCGCCGCCGAGGGCGCCAGCGCGGTCATGGTTCCGTACCACCTGACCAGCGCCGCGAGCAGGAACAGCAGGTTCGCCGCCGCCAGGACGCCGTAACCGACGGCGAACACGCCGCCGAAGGTGCCGCCGACACCGAGCAGGGCGAAAAGAAGGCAGAGGAGCCCGTAGTCGCTGGGTACCACCGCGAGTGACCGCCAGACGGGTGCGTGCACCGCTACCGGCTGGTTGCTGACGGGGAGCCCGGCGCGCGCGGCCTGGCGCTGGCGCAGCAGATCGTTGAGGATCATTCCGAAGAACGCCACCGCGTTTATGACGGCGTACCCGAGAGGCACCAGCAGGTAGCTGCCGCGACCGAGGTCGGAGAACCGGTAGCAGGACACCGCGACCGCGAGATGCAGCGACGAGATCTTCGCGGCGTCCACTATGTGGTCGAGCCACTCGCCGGCCAGCGAGCCGCCGCCCCGTAGCCGGGCAAGCTGCCCGTCGGCCGCGTCGAACGCGTAGCCGAGCACCAGGGCCAGGCAGATCACGACGCCGATCGGCACGGTCGGCCGGACCAGGGCGAGGAGCGAGATGCCGCCGAACGTGAACACGGCGCTGATCGCGGTTACCTGGTTCGGGGTGAGCCCGACGACGTAGGCCCCGGCCGCGAGCAGCCGGCCGATGCGCCTGTTGACGAACCGGGAGTAGGCCGGGGCGCCCTTGACGGTCTTCTGCGCCAGCCGCAGGCGGGCGAGCGCCTGCCGGTAGGTCAGCCGCTCCGGTCGCGCCGGCGGCGCGCCGGCCGCCCGGTGCGGCTCGGCGGAGGTGTCGACACTCATCGGCGCCTCAGGACTTCCGTGTCCGTCCCGAGCACCTTCGTGTCTGTTATGACCGCCGTGCCCGTCGGGTGTGGGCGCGCTCCGTTCATCACGTCCGTCCACTCACTTCGTCGGAAACGGCTGAGGGTATTGGCAGGTCATGGGCAGCGCGGCACCGGCCGTCAGGAGGCGATGGGCTGCTGGTCCGGTGCCGGCTCCTCCGCCAGCGGTTCGACCATCCGCGGTTCGGTCAACCGCGGTTCCGTCATCCGGGGCTCGGTCGACCGGGGCTCGACCGGTCGCGTGTCGGGTCCGGACTGTCCGGGGGCGCTCGACGGCACGTCGGCGGCCGGGGTCTCGTCGTGCCGCGGGGGCGGCACCAGGGCCGTGGGCACCCACTCGATCCCACGCACGTCGGAGGAACGGCGCAGTGACGTGATCAGGCCGGGGCGCTTCGGCGGCTTGCGTTCGGCCAGCCGTAGGCAGAGCCGCTCGTAGCCCGCCGCCACGTCGTCCCAGTCGAACTCGCGCGCGGCGCGGGCGCGGGCCTTGTCGCCATACAGCGGCCCGATCGAGGCGTCCCGTTCGGTCAACTCGAGCAGCTCGGTCAGCTGGTCGGCGTCCTCCCAGAAGAATCCCGCGTCGCCGAGCACCTCGCGGTTGAACCGGTTGCCGATCGCGAGGACGGTCGCCCGCCCTCCCATCGCGCGCAGCAGCGACGGGTTCGTGCCGCCGACGCTGTGACCATGGCTGTAGGTCCGGCTGGTCTGGTACAGGGCGTTGAGCAGCTCCTGGTCATAGACCCCGCCGAGCGGCCTGATCTGGTCCTCGTCCTGGAACGACGCCATCAGGCCCCGGGTGTAGTCCGTCGGGTAGGGGTTGCCGCCGACGATCACCAGCGGGTACCGGCAGGAGCTGTTCCGGTAGGCCTGGGCGATGAGGTCGATGTTGTTCTCGGGCTCCAGGCGCGCGACCACCAGGTGGAACTCCCCCGGCCGCAGGCCGACCTCGGCCAGGCGATGGGCAGCCGGCTCGTCGAGCAGGGGCGCGCCGTAGGTCAGCACGGTCGACTCGACCTGGAACTTCCACCGGTAGTAGTCGGCGATCGCGACGCAGTCCGCGATGAGGTACTGCGCCCACGCGACCGAGAGCGCCTCGGCGGCCAGGTAGTACCTGCGTCCCGCGCCGGCCCACTTCCCGCGCTTCCACTCCAGGCCGTCGACGTGCACGGCCGTGGGGATCCGCCGCAGCTTGAGCAGCGGGAGCAGCGGAGCGTTGGCCGCGTTGAAGACGAGGGCGACGTCCGGTTTGTGCCGCAATGCGTGCAGGCAGCTGAAGCCGGTGTGCGAGAGCGTTTCGAGTGATCGCCTGCGCATCGCCGGGACCTGAACCCGGCGCATTCCGAGGTACTCCTGGGCGCCCCCGGAACGGCAGTAGACCGTGACCTCGTGGCCGAGCTTGACGAGGCGGTGGCCCACTTCCTCGACAGCGGTCTCGAACCCGCCATAGTTCGCGGGCACGCCTCGAGTGCCCATCAAAGCTATATGCACGCCAGCCCCCGCTGAATCTAGCGCCGCGCTCGGTGGCAGCCGCGCGCGGTCGTCGTTCCTGGCGCCGGTTTTCCGGCATTGCGCCGCGGACCGTCGATACCCGCTGGCCAGGTGAATGGCCGCCGCCGGTCGACGGCCGTGGCTCGCCAGCTGTTCACGGTTGGATCATGAAATGATCATGTGCCCGTCAGCTGGGTCTGATGTCGGCTGTTGTCGGACTGAAGGCTACCTTAAATCAACGCGCGAGTCATGGTCTAGACACTCCACGTTCATGGCATGCCCGATGGGCGATCCTGGTGAGTTTGGGGGGTTGTGCGGGCCGCCCGTACCGCGCTGCGACGTGCCGACCCGCCAACGGACGGTCACGGGTCCGTCACCTATTTTGCCGATGAACACATCCTGGCCTGGTATTTTTCCCAAACTATACGCAGCGGTCATGCGGTCGACATGTTCCCGGCGATTGCGGTCGTGGGCTCGTCGCGCCTGTGTCGCGAGCCTCAGTTCACTGACATCCGGCCCAGGGCGGTGAACGAATCACACTGCCTGGCATCTTTGACTGGTCGCCAACAAAGCCGGTCGCGGCCCTCGAAGCGCCCGCGCGGGCGGACCTGCATCCATTTCAAACGCCCGTGGGCTCCACCGCTCGACCGAGCGGTGGAGCCCACGGTTTGTCGGGCCATCTCGGGCCATCTCGGGCCGCTTCGGGCCACTTCGATGGCTAGTGGTGGCTAATTCGTCATGGGACGGTGACCGTCCTGGTCGTGACGTCGGTCCAGCCGAAGGTGTTCGTCACGGTCAGGGTTATCCGATATGTCCCGGCCGCGGCGAACGTGTGGTTCGACGTGACCCCGGTCGTGACCGTCCCGTCGGCCCAACTCCAGGTGTACGAGCTGATGGCGTTGTTCGGGTCGGTCGAGGCCGAGGCGTCCGCCGAGCACGCCAGGGCGGTGCACGAGGTGGTGAAGGACGCGGTCGGCGCCCCGGCCGTCGGCGCCGACGCGAAGGCGCTGAACTGCGTCACCACCGGGGCGTTGGTCGCCGACCCGGACAGGAACGAGCTCAGGCCGACCGAGCCCGCGGCCTGGAGGGTCGCGGTGCTGTCGGTCGCCGTCCGCGTCCAGGTCCCGGGTTCGGCGACGCTCGCCGGCCACACCTTCAGCCGCAGCGTCGTCGGAGACGTCCCGACCACCTGGAGACGCACCTTCAGCTGCAGGCCCGGCGTGTAGGTGACACCCGCCAGGCTGACCTCGGTCGCCAGCGTCGCCTCGGTCGAGGAGTTCAGCAGCCCGGTGATCGCCACGGCGACGGTGTTCGACGAGGTCAGCCGGATCCGGCCGCGGTACTCGTTGTTCGACGCCGTCCGCCGGCCGACGGTGTAGATGTAGACGCCGTTGCCGGTACCCACCTTGTCCGTCGTGACGGTCACCGTCGTGTCGCTGTCCGTCTTCGAGACGCCGCCGAGGTAGGCACCCGTCTGGGAGCCCGTGGTCGCCGTCGCGAACGAGGCCACCCCGGCGGAGACGGTCCGTGGACCGGCGCCGAAGTAGTTCGTCCACGCCCCGCCCGTGTCGGCCGTCCCGACGCTGTTGCCCGTGACGGTCCGGTTGAACGCGTCGAGGGCGAACGGCGACGGCGATGGGTTGGCGGGTGGCCGTGGCGCGACGACCTGGGTGACGGTGCCGGTCGCGCCAAGGTTGTCGGTCACCGTCAGGGCCACCGTGTAGTCGCCCGCGGCGGCGTAGGTGTGTGACGGGGTGGAGCCGGTGCCCGTGGTTCCGTCACCGAAGTTCCAGGCGTAGCTGGCCACGGTGCCGTCCGGGTCCGACGAGCCGGAGCCGTCGAACGAGAGGGCGAGCTCGCCGCCGCTCGACGTGAAGCTAGCCGTCGGAGCCCCGTTCGTCGGCTGTGTCGGCGAGACCGTGTGGGTCACGGTG of the Pseudofrankia saprophytica genome contains:
- a CDS encoding ATP-dependent Clp protease ATP-binding subunit; translation: MFERFTDRARRVVVLAQEEARMLNHNYIGTEHILLGLIHEGEGVAAKALESLGISLEGVRSQVEEIIGQGQQAPSGHIPFTPRAKKVLELSLREALQLGHNYIGTEHILLGLIREGEGVAAQVLVKLGADLNRVRQQVIQLLSGYQGKGEPATAGGPSEGTPSTSLVLDQFGRNLTAAAREAKLDPVIGREKEIERVMQVLSRRTKNNPVLIGEPGVGKTAVVEGLAQAIVKGEVPETLKDKQLYTLDLGALVAGSRYRGDFEERLKKVLKEIRTRGDIILFIDELHTLVGAGAAEGAIDAASILKPMLARGELQTIGATTLDEYRKHLEKDAALERRFQPIQVAEPSVAHTIEILKGLRDRYEAHHRVSITDAALVAAASLADRYISDRFLPDKAIDLIDEAGSRMRIRRMTAPPDLREFDERIANVRRDKESAIDAQDFEKAASLRDKEKTLLAEKAKREKEWKAGDMDVVAEVGDEEIAEVLAIWTGIPVFKLTEEETARLLRMEDELHRRVIGQEQAIKAVSQAIRRTRAGLKDPKRPGGSFIFAGPSGVGKTELSKTLAEFLFGDEDALIQLDMSEYMEKHTVSRLVGSPPGYVGYEEGGQLTERVRRKPFSVVLFDEVEKAHPDVFNTLLQILEDGRLTDSQGRLVDFKNTVLIMTSNLGTRDISKGPGIGFATGQGAVDYERMKAKVQDELKQHFRPEFLNRIDDIIVFHQLSKDEIIQIVDLMLARVDTQLKNKDMALELTPAAKTLLAIRGYDPVLGARPLRRTIQREIEDVLSEKILYGTLKPGEIVIGDVEGDPESEDAKFVFRGETKPSSVPDTPPIDLAKSSE
- a CDS encoding purple acid phosphatase family protein, whose product is MTRRVADGGGVHLAFGADPARSMVVSWLTDGPVSRPMVRFAPVDPDAAEPGEAYATTSTYRDADRRRVYVQHATLVGLRPGVHYRYEISPALGGSEPPASQRTSRAGTPTGDFRTAPRAGGTGEGADGSGAGASEADGSAFTFTCFGDHGTDQEDDPYGTPASGAVVAAVDMLAPLFHLALGDLSYASLRRDPAEVWADWFRMIAPSASRRPWMPVAGNHESERGLGRFGLDSYQAYFQLPDNGAGGDFQGLWYAFTVGRVRFVVLFGEDACYQEHGLVYLRGFSGGRQTAWLEQTLRAARADPEIDWVIVAMHQVAMSTAAYHNGGDLGLREEWLPLFDRYEVDLVLCGHEHHYERTHPVRGVVPGSRVLTPRPVVPVSTSTAATADAAVSPTAPTVPMAARTATPPGLALAGEVVDTTSGTVHVTIGTGGSSSPSTGALFHPPAGQVVIEPEPPDPPAGPGRRRFGKSPVSRRRTIHVTEGAPWLAARSTDHPYAFAALHVDPGIPGGTTTIRLTVHDSLTPDEPPFDEVLFTRPRHDAVPD
- a CDS encoding adenylyltransferase/cytidyltransferase family protein — protein: MTTVGYVPGVFDMFHIGHLNIVRRARLECDRLVAGVVTDEVVLAVKGRPPVIPLVERIEIVGSLRLVDEVVADPHRDKFDMWPSVRYDVLFKGDDWRGTAKAQKLEADLATVGARIIYFPYTVHTSSTLLRRFLSQRVGPDASDASAAVG
- a CDS encoding CDP-alcohol phosphatidyltransferase family protein; amino-acid sequence: MSVDTSAEPHRAAGAPPARPERLTYRQALARLRLAQKTVKGAPAYSRFVNRRIGRLLAAGAYVVGLTPNQVTAISAVFTFGGISLLALVRPTVPIGVVICLALVLGYAFDAADGQLARLRGGGSLAGEWLDHIVDAAKISSLHLAVAVSCYRFSDLGRGSYLLVPLGYAVINAVAFFGMILNDLLRQRQAARAGLPVSNQPVAVHAPVWRSLAVVPSDYGLLCLLFALLGVGGTFGGVFAVGYGVLAAANLLFLLAALVRWYGTMTALAPSAAPARPGNGSSG
- a CDS encoding cytochrome d ubiquinol oxidase subunit II; protein product: MSAADLLVVVMVVGLTVYALLAGADFGGGLWDLLARGRDAADQRALVAGSLGPVWEANHVWLIFVIVALFSGFPAAFGVVGSTLEVPLVGALLGIVLRGAAYVYRAYGGGAAGPDHWWGRVFAAASVLTPFSLGVAGAALATGDLAEGAPFAPLTNAFGVVCGLFTVAVTAFLAAVYLCRDAAARPAAAHLVAGFRRRALAAAVVAGLLAAVLLPLLWSDAPVVADRFAARSVPLVAVSALGGLGAVALVWRRRFTAARIAAGLAAAGVLWGWAVAQYPDLVVGRATVDGAAAPAANLRALLVAIAAGMLVILPSLVALLRLFAHPEPAGSTGPSGPSGLSGPSGPSGPSGPTGRAGSAGLEGHR
- a CDS encoding glycosyltransferase, producing the protein MGTRGVPANYGGFETAVEEVGHRLVKLGHEVTVYCRSGGAQEYLGMRRVQVPAMRRRSLETLSHTGFSCLHALRHKPDVALVFNAANAPLLPLLKLRRIPTAVHVDGLEWKRGKWAGAGRRYYLAAEALSVAWAQYLIADCVAIADYYRWKFQVESTVLTYGAPLLDEPAAHRLAEVGLRPGEFHLVVARLEPENNIDLIAQAYRNSSCRYPLVIVGGNPYPTDYTRGLMASFQDEDQIRPLGGVYDQELLNALYQTSRTYSHGHSVGGTNPSLLRAMGGRATVLAIGNRFNREVLGDAGFFWEDADQLTELLELTERDASIGPLYGDKARARAAREFDWDDVAAGYERLCLRLAERKPPKRPGLITSLRRSSDVRGIEWVPTALVPPPRHDETPAADVPSSAPGQSGPDTRPVEPRSTEPRMTEPRLTEPRMVEPLAEEPAPDQQPIAS